One window of Desulfobulbaceae bacterium genomic DNA carries:
- a CDS encoding efflux RND transporter permease subunit — METNFKKGPMAWMAENSVSANLLMIFLLVGGFIWGTKIKQEVFPEFSLDNVTITVAYPGASPEEIEQGIVLPIEEAIQGVDGIQEISSSANEGVARVTVEAVVDTDLQQLATDIKNEVDRISSFPVEAEEPVVIVPSRKRRVVNLIIYGDLPRSVLREVTEVVRDQLLQDEEITQTELLGERPLEMSIEISQKTLREYNLKLADVAAQIKAASLDLPGGSIKTKGGEILVRLKERKDFKEEFSKIPIISAVGGTNVTLGEIAVIKDGFEDTDQFQVYNGKPALGIEVYRVGKQTPITVSDAVQTHLERLKQILPQGVSVDIVDDRSEMFRQRINLLVKNGLLGLCLVFVLLGVFLELRLAFWVTMGIPISFLGSLLFIPSFDVSINMVSLFAFIISLGIVVDDTIVIGENVYSYIQRGYSRLDAAIIGAKEIATPVVFSIMTNIVTFLPLYFVPGTMGKIFRNIPVVVACVIFISLVEALFVLPAHLGHQKESTNFLMKAIFAQQQKFSAGFMSFVKNVYGPFVQMSLRFRYVTTAVGIAILVITLGYVKSGRMGFEMFPKIESDFSYASVTLPVGVPVEQTVKVHDRLLATADELLETIGRDDQTKGILSFIDKNTAWVQVFMIAPEERRITTNEFTQKWRQATGNIPGVETMKFRSDFGGPGSGAALTIELQHRDTRILEQASAELAEALGFFPIVSDIDDGFTAGKDQLDFRLKTQGYQLGLTPTEVARQIRNAYFGSEVFTQLRGRNEMKIMVRNPDDERQAEYYLDTMMISTPKGVKVPLLDVVDVERGKAYTSIDRRDGRRVVSVTCDVTPQSQAQMVGEAIKQETLPKLQQKYVGLNYSFEGKQSDRKESMLALARGMGIAMIIVYVLLAIPFKSYIQPAIIMISIPFGVVGAIVGHLIMGYSLSLLSMFGIVALSGVVVNDSLVLIDFANRQVRDGATHYSAVVNAGVRRFRPIILTTLTTFFGLMPMIFEQSRQARFLIPMAISLGFGILFSTSIILVLVPALYMIVEDIKKLWIKIFGGVLGIL, encoded by the coding sequence ATGGAAACGAATTTCAAGAAAGGGCCAATGGCCTGGATGGCAGAGAACTCGGTGTCGGCAAATCTGCTGATGATCTTTCTGTTGGTTGGTGGTTTTATCTGGGGTACCAAGATAAAACAGGAGGTCTTTCCCGAGTTCTCCCTCGATAACGTCACGATAACGGTTGCCTATCCTGGCGCCAGCCCTGAGGAAATTGAACAGGGAATAGTCCTGCCCATTGAAGAGGCGATTCAGGGGGTGGATGGCATTCAAGAGATCTCCTCCAGTGCCAATGAAGGTGTCGCACGAGTCACTGTTGAGGCGGTGGTCGATACTGATCTGCAACAGCTGGCCACCGATATCAAGAATGAGGTTGATCGGATATCATCATTTCCGGTTGAGGCTGAAGAGCCAGTGGTCATCGTGCCTTCAAGGAAACGGCGGGTGGTCAATTTAATTATCTACGGTGATTTGCCAAGATCTGTACTTCGTGAAGTGACGGAAGTTGTCCGGGATCAGCTGTTACAGGATGAAGAGATTACCCAGACTGAACTTTTGGGGGAACGGCCCCTTGAGATGAGTATTGAGATCTCGCAAAAAACACTTCGGGAGTACAATCTTAAACTTGCCGATGTCGCCGCCCAAATAAAAGCGGCTTCTCTTGACCTTCCCGGGGGCAGTATTAAGACCAAGGGTGGTGAGATCCTGGTCAGGCTCAAAGAACGGAAAGATTTCAAGGAAGAGTTCTCGAAGATACCGATTATCTCTGCTGTGGGTGGAACGAATGTAACTCTGGGTGAGATTGCTGTAATTAAGGATGGCTTTGAGGACACTGATCAGTTTCAGGTCTATAACGGCAAACCGGCCTTGGGTATCGAAGTGTATCGGGTTGGCAAACAGACACCGATAACGGTTTCTGATGCTGTGCAAACGCATCTGGAGAGGCTCAAACAGATTCTTCCCCAGGGAGTTTCGGTCGATATTGTCGATGATCGGTCTGAGATGTTTCGGCAGCGCATCAACCTGCTTGTTAAAAATGGTCTACTTGGTTTGTGTCTGGTGTTTGTTCTGTTGGGGGTTTTTCTTGAACTACGATTGGCTTTCTGGGTTACCATGGGCATCCCGATCTCCTTTCTAGGCTCTCTGCTGTTTATTCCAAGCTTTGATGTCAGCATCAACATGGTCTCCCTGTTCGCCTTTATTATCTCTTTGGGAATTGTGGTGGATGATACCATTGTTATTGGTGAAAATGTCTATAGTTATATCCAGCGGGGCTATAGTAGACTTGATGCGGCAATTATCGGCGCTAAAGAGATTGCTACCCCTGTGGTATTCAGTATTATGACCAATATCGTCACCTTTCTGCCCCTCTATTTTGTTCCAGGAACAATGGGCAAGATCTTTAGAAATATCCCAGTGGTGGTTGCCTGTGTAATTTTTATCTCTCTTGTCGAGGCCCTGTTTGTCCTGCCTGCCCATTTGGGTCATCAAAAAGAGAGCACCAATTTTTTGATGAAGGCAATTTTTGCGCAGCAGCAGAAGTTTTCCGCAGGTTTTATGAGCTTTGTCAAAAACGTTTATGGGCCATTTGTGCAGATGTCGTTGCGCTTCAGGTATGTCACCACGGCCGTGGGAATTGCCATTTTAGTGATTACCCTGGGCTATGTGAAAAGCGGGCGGATGGGGTTTGAAATGTTCCCCAAAATCGAGTCTGATTTTTCCTACGCCAGTGTAACGCTGCCGGTCGGGGTACCCGTTGAACAGACGGTTAAGGTGCACGATCGCTTGCTTGCCACGGCCGATGAGCTTCTTGAGACAATTGGTCGCGACGATCAGACTAAGGGCATCTTGTCATTTATTGATAAAAATACAGCCTGGGTTCAGGTGTTTATGATTGCGCCTGAAGAGCGACGGATCACGACTAATGAGTTTACCCAGAAGTGGCGCCAGGCAACTGGTAACATCCCAGGTGTTGAAACCATGAAGTTCCGATCCGATTTTGGCGGGCCGGGCTCAGGCGCCGCGCTTACGATTGAACTTCAGCACCGTGATACGCGGATTCTTGAACAGGCCAGTGCGGAACTGGCTGAGGCCTTAGGTTTTTTCCCTATTGTTTCTGATATTGACGATGGTTTTACGGCGGGCAAGGACCAGCTCGATTTCAGGCTGAAAACGCAAGGATATCAGCTTGGATTAACGCCAACTGAGGTTGCCAGGCAAATACGGAACGCCTATTTTGGCAGCGAAGTATTTACGCAGCTCAGGGGGCGCAATGAAATGAAAATTATGGTGCGCAACCCTGATGATGAGCGCCAGGCTGAGTATTATCTTGATACAATGATGATCAGCACGCCAAAGGGGGTTAAGGTTCCGCTCCTTGATGTTGTGGATGTTGAACGTGGAAAGGCCTACACCAGTATTGACCGGAGGGATGGTAGGCGTGTCGTGTCCGTAACCTGTGACGTGACCCCTCAGAGTCAGGCTCAAATGGTGGGTGAGGCTATAAAGCAGGAAACCTTACCCAAACTCCAGCAGAAGTATGTTGGCTTAAATTATAGTTTTGAAGGAAAGCAGTCTGATCGCAAGGAAAGCATGCTGGCTTTGGCAAGGGGGATGGGTATAGCGATGATTATTGTTTATGTGCTGTTGGCCATACCATTTAAAAGTTACATCCAGCCTGCCATAATCATGATTAGTATTCCTTTCGGGGTGGTTGGGGCAATTGTCGGACACCTGATCATGGGGTATAGCTTAAGTCTTTTAAGCATGTTTGGCATTGTCGCTTTGTCTGGTGTGGTCGTGAACGACTCACTGGTATTGATCGATTTTGCCAACCGCCAGGTTCGGGATGGCGCTACCCATTATTCGGCAGTTGTTAATGCCGGTGTCCGCCGATTCAGGCCGATCATACTGACCACCTTGACCACCTTTTTCGGGTTAATGCCAATGATCTTTGAACAATCGCGCCAGGCCCGCTTTCTCATTCCAATGGCTATTTCACTGGGGTTTGGCATACTGTTTTCAACCTCCATTATTCTGGTTCTGGTACCCGCACTCTATATGATTGTTGAAGATATTAAAAAACTCTGGATAAAGATTTTTGGCGGAGTATTAGGCATCTTATGA